From Streptomyces sp. NBC_00370, a single genomic window includes:
- a CDS encoding CBS domain-containing protein: MHYVRELMSTSLVTVPPYMSLTSVASCMRDADVGCVLVTSDEGVHGIVTDRDIVVRVVAEGTIAGPAVALAAVSGDLTTVGPDTSVCEAAETMSAHGLRRLPVVADDGHLVGLLTLGDLAGTAHAHEVLAALTGSEANH, encoded by the coding sequence ATGCATTACGTACGTGAACTGATGAGTACGAGCCTCGTCACCGTGCCGCCGTACATGTCCCTCACGTCCGTGGCCTCCTGCATGCGCGACGCGGACGTGGGATGTGTGCTGGTCACGTCGGACGAGGGGGTGCACGGCATCGTCACGGACCGCGACATCGTGGTACGTGTCGTCGCCGAGGGCACCATCGCGGGCCCCGCGGTGGCCCTCGCCGCCGTCTCCGGGGATCTGACCACCGTCGGTCCCGACACGTCGGTGTGCGAAGCGGCGGAGACCATGTCCGCCCACGGGCTGCGCCGGCTGCCCGTCGTGGCGGACGACGGGCACCTGGTGGGACTGCTCACCCTCGGCGACCTGGCGGGGACGGCGCACGCGCACGAGGTGCTGGCCGCACTGACCGGCTCCGAGGCCAACCACTGA
- a CDS encoding SPFH domain-containing protein — MADITRRFGWRHLRSAPTAHIRHHKRGELVHDGPGQSFWFRALSAAISEVPVEDRELAMMFHARTADFQDVTVQATVTYRISDPAVAAGRVDFSVDPDSGGWRAAPLEQLGTLLTETAQQHALDVLSRTPLAVALADGVASVRDRIGAGLTAEPRLPATGIEVVATRVVAIRPEADVERALRTPARELIQQEADRATYERRAVAVERERTIAENELSSKIELARREEELVEQHGTNARREAEESAAADAVRAEAEASRTVRLAKAEAEAARENGDARAAAQSAWLRAHAEVDTATLHALAATLVAGNLPHIDNLTLSPDVLTGLLSRLGNADGARP, encoded by the coding sequence ATGGCCGACATCACCCGGCGCTTCGGCTGGCGCCATCTGCGTTCCGCGCCCACGGCCCACATCCGCCACCACAAGCGCGGCGAACTGGTCCACGACGGCCCAGGTCAGAGCTTCTGGTTCCGCGCGCTCTCCGCCGCGATCTCGGAAGTACCGGTCGAGGACCGCGAGTTGGCCATGATGTTCCACGCCAGGACCGCCGACTTCCAGGACGTGACCGTGCAGGCCACCGTCACGTACCGGATCAGCGACCCGGCCGTCGCGGCGGGCAGGGTCGACTTCTCGGTCGACCCGGACAGCGGCGGCTGGCGGGCCGCGCCGCTGGAACAGCTCGGCACGCTGCTCACCGAGACGGCGCAGCAGCACGCGCTGGACGTGCTCTCCCGTACGCCCCTCGCGGTCGCGCTCGCGGACGGCGTCGCCTCCGTGCGCGACCGGATCGGCGCCGGGCTGACGGCCGAGCCCCGGCTGCCGGCCACCGGTATCGAGGTCGTCGCCACCCGGGTCGTGGCGATCCGCCCGGAGGCGGACGTCGAGCGTGCGCTGCGTACCCCCGCACGCGAACTGATCCAGCAGGAGGCCGACCGGGCCACCTACGAACGGCGTGCGGTCGCGGTGGAACGCGAGCGGACCATCGCCGAGAACGAACTGTCCAGCAAGATCGAACTGGCCCGCCGTGAGGAGGAGTTGGTCGAGCAGCACGGCACGAACGCCCGTCGGGAGGCCGAGGAGAGCGCGGCGGCCGACGCCGTAAGGGCCGAGGCCGAGGCGTCGCGTACGGTCCGGCTGGCCAAGGCGGAGGCCGAGGCCGCGCGGGAGAACGGCGATGCGCGGGCCGCGGCGCAGAGCGCCTGGCTGCGCGCGCACGCGGAGGTGGACACCGCGACCCTGCACGCGCTCGCCGCGACCCTGGTCGCGGGGAACCTGCCGCACATCGACAACCTGACCCTCTCCCCCGACGTCCTGACCGGACTGCTCAGCCGGCTGGGCAACGCGGACGGGGCCCGGCCGTGA
- a CDS encoding M1 family metallopeptidase produces the protein MLAIPASAAGAGPGDPGIGDPYYPTYGNGGYDVSHYDLNLDYQPATDRLSGTATITATATQGLTSFDLDFALDVSKVRVNGRTARFASSGEQELVVTPDRPISRGHRITVAVTYSGVPSTVKRYGFTSWQRTPDGGVAANEPESAWWWFPSNDHPLDKASYDVTVRVPKGSQAVSNGSLLSSRTAGGLTSYHWRQSKPQATYLATLAVGKFDITHSRTRAGVPVVNAYSKDLGANAANARASVERTGEIIDFLSGYFGPYPFDSVGGYVPNVTSGFALEAQTRPFYSPKFFAKGPDTSVVAHELAHQWWGDDVSLARWSDIWLNEGFAGYAEYLWAEHEKTGTPQELAQQVYDAHPADDPFWTVKPGDPGAQNQFDDAVYDRGAVAIQALRTTIGDRDFFALLKAWPAKHRYGNGTIAEFQRLAEKLSGDDLGDFFQTWLYTPAKPAVFPAP, from the coding sequence ATGCTGGCGATCCCGGCGTCCGCCGCCGGGGCCGGACCCGGGGATCCCGGTATCGGCGACCCGTACTACCCGACCTACGGGAACGGCGGCTACGACGTCTCGCACTACGACCTGAACCTCGACTACCAGCCGGCCACCGACCGGCTGTCCGGCACCGCCACGATCACGGCGACCGCGACCCAGGGGCTGACCAGCTTCGACCTGGACTTCGCGCTCGACGTGAGCAAGGTACGGGTCAACGGCCGTACCGCGCGGTTCGCCAGTAGTGGCGAACAGGAGCTCGTCGTCACGCCCGACCGGCCGATCTCGCGCGGTCACCGGATCACCGTCGCCGTCACCTACTCGGGTGTGCCGTCCACGGTGAAGCGCTACGGGTTCACCTCCTGGCAGCGCACCCCGGACGGCGGGGTCGCGGCCAACGAGCCCGAGTCCGCGTGGTGGTGGTTCCCCAGCAACGACCACCCGCTGGACAAGGCGAGTTACGACGTGACCGTGCGGGTGCCCAAGGGCTCGCAGGCGGTCAGCAACGGCTCGCTGCTGTCGTCGCGTACGGCGGGCGGCCTCACCAGCTACCACTGGCGGCAGAGCAAGCCGCAGGCCACGTATCTCGCGACGCTCGCCGTCGGCAAGTTCGACATCACGCACAGCCGCACCCGCGCGGGCGTGCCCGTCGTCAACGCGTACAGCAAGGATCTGGGCGCGAACGCGGCCAACGCCCGGGCCAGCGTGGAGCGTACCGGCGAGATCATCGACTTCCTGAGCGGCTACTTCGGCCCGTACCCCTTCGACTCCGTCGGCGGTTACGTACCGAACGTGACGTCGGGGTTCGCCCTGGAGGCGCAGACCCGGCCGTTCTACAGCCCGAAGTTCTTCGCCAAGGGCCCCGACACCTCCGTGGTCGCGCACGAGTTGGCGCACCAGTGGTGGGGCGACGACGTCTCGCTCGCGCGCTGGTCCGACATCTGGCTGAACGAGGGCTTCGCCGGCTACGCCGAGTACCTCTGGGCCGAGCACGAGAAGACCGGCACCCCGCAGGAACTCGCCCAGCAGGTGTACGACGCGCACCCGGCCGACGACCCCTTCTGGACGGTCAAGCCCGGTGACCCCGGGGCGCAGAACCAGTTCGACGACGCCGTCTACGACCGGGGCGCGGTCGCCATCCAGGCACTGCGCACCACCATCGGCGACCGCGACTTCTTCGCCCTGCTGAAGGCGTGGCCCGCCAAGCACCGGTACGGCAACGGCACCATCGCCGAGTTCCAGCGGCTCGCGGAGAAGCTGTCCGGGGACGACCTCGGCGACTTCTTCCAGACCTGGCTGTACACCCCGGCCAAGCCGGCGGTGTTCCCCGCTCCCTGA
- a CDS encoding NAD(P)-dependent alcohol dehydrogenase: MNEMRAALYDSYGPPDVLYVGNTPAPSPGPDDVLVRVHATSVNGGELAGRAGRVRLVTGRSFPQRTGIDFAGEIAATGGSVTGLREGDRVWGALPRGRFGSTAEYVTARPRQLSFAPKGSTLVEAASLPATGTTAITALKAKARLAPGERLLVRGASGGVGSVAVQLGKALGAHVTALAGPKNLDFVRELGADEVLSYATTGPSELGTFDVVLDTVGSEHAAYRKLLAPGGRMVSIAFDLDRLLPSLSYLVTSTVYGSRRVRFFSGNPRHDLFAELAGYVESGAIRPVVDTVHPLDGIVAAHRALEAGGVRGKHVIQIV; this comes from the coding sequence ATGAACGAGATGCGCGCCGCGCTCTACGACAGCTACGGTCCGCCCGATGTGCTGTACGTGGGCAACACACCGGCGCCGTCCCCGGGACCGGATGACGTGCTGGTCCGGGTCCATGCGACGAGCGTCAACGGCGGCGAGCTGGCCGGCCGCGCCGGACGGGTGCGCCTGGTGACCGGCCGCAGCTTTCCGCAGCGGACCGGCATCGACTTCGCCGGCGAGATCGCGGCGACGGGCGGCTCGGTGACCGGGCTGCGGGAGGGCGACCGGGTGTGGGGGGCGCTGCCGCGCGGCCGGTTCGGCAGCACGGCGGAGTACGTGACCGCCCGCCCCCGGCAGCTCTCCTTCGCCCCCAAGGGCAGCACCCTGGTGGAGGCCGCGTCACTGCCCGCGACCGGCACGACCGCGATCACGGCCCTGAAGGCCAAGGCACGTCTCGCCCCGGGCGAACGCCTGCTCGTCCGGGGCGCCAGCGGTGGCGTCGGCAGCGTCGCCGTCCAGCTTGGCAAGGCGCTCGGCGCCCATGTCACCGCCCTCGCGGGCCCCAAGAACCTCGACTTCGTACGCGAGTTGGGCGCCGACGAGGTCCTGAGCTACGCGACGACAGGACCGTCCGAACTCGGCACGTTCGATGTCGTGCTGGACACGGTCGGCAGCGAACACGCCGCGTACCGGAAGCTGTTGGCCCCGGGCGGTCGCATGGTGTCCATCGCCTTCGACCTCGACCGGCTGCTGCCCTCGCTGTCGTACCTCGTCACCTCGACGGTCTACGGATCGCGCCGGGTGCGCTTCTTCAGCGGCAACCCCCGGCACGATCTGTTCGCCGAACTGGCCGGGTACGTGGAGAGCGGTGCGATCCGCCCCGTCGTGGACACCGTCCACCCGCTCGACGGCATCGTGGCCGCGCACCGGGCGCTGGAGGCGGGCGGCGTACGGGGGAAGCACGTCATCCAGATCGTGTGA
- a CDS encoding TetR/AcrR family transcriptional regulator: MPAQPSQEPAALRADARHNRERILKAARETYAADGIDAPITTIARRAGVGVATLYRRFPTRASLVTEAFTEQLAHCVAVLDEALADPDPWRGFCSVVEKVCLMQAADRGFTDAFLTQFPDETAFDQQRSHAERGLAELVRRAKDAGQLRADFDHTDVTLVLLANGGVIARSRQGSPAATRRLVGYLLQSFRADGARPLPPPAPLDLDQIYGPVSR; the protein is encoded by the coding sequence ATGCCTGCTCAGCCCTCTCAGGAGCCGGCCGCGCTGCGCGCCGACGCCCGGCACAACCGGGAGCGCATCCTCAAGGCGGCGCGCGAGACGTACGCCGCCGACGGGATCGACGCGCCGATCACCACGATCGCCCGGCGGGCCGGGGTCGGGGTCGCGACCCTGTACCGGCGGTTCCCCACCCGCGCCTCGCTCGTCACCGAGGCGTTCACCGAGCAACTGGCCCACTGCGTGGCGGTACTCGACGAGGCGCTGGCCGATCCCGACCCCTGGCGCGGCTTCTGCTCCGTCGTCGAGAAGGTGTGTCTGATGCAGGCGGCCGACCGCGGCTTCACCGACGCCTTCCTCACCCAGTTCCCCGACGAGACCGCCTTCGACCAGCAGCGGAGCCATGCCGAGCGTGGCCTCGCCGAGCTGGTGCGGCGCGCCAAGGACGCCGGGCAGCTGCGCGCGGACTTCGACCACACGGACGTCACCCTCGTGCTGCTGGCCAACGGCGGTGTCATCGCCCGCTCGCGGCAGGGCTCCCCGGCCGCGACCCGGCGGCTGGTCGGCTATCTGCTCCAGTCCTTCCGGGCGGACGGCGCGCGGCCGCTGCCGCCGCCCGCACCGCTGGACCTGGACCAGATCTACGGGCCGGTCAGTCGGTGA
- a CDS encoding DUF4232 domain-containing protein: protein MMKYDGTHATGKRMTRRIVVAAAATALAAVTGVGAAQAGTASTGAGAALPTCTAAGLAASLHQPLAGGMNHQGAVLELKNTSSRTCALLGYPGLGLENAQHKALTTRTDWGSTWYAGNPGKKLVELKPGQAAQAVLAWTHANTGTSGAAHAAYLEITPPASTTHKTVAFKNWADHGELAVTALAHHIAVTD from the coding sequence ATGATGAAGTACGACGGAACGCACGCCACGGGCAAGCGGATGACGCGCAGGATCGTCGTGGCCGCAGCGGCCACCGCCCTGGCGGCCGTGACCGGCGTCGGAGCGGCGCAGGCGGGCACCGCGTCAACCGGTGCGGGGGCCGCGCTGCCGACCTGCACCGCCGCGGGTCTCGCGGCCTCGCTGCACCAGCCGCTGGCCGGCGGCATGAACCACCAGGGCGCGGTGCTGGAGCTGAAGAACACGAGCAGCCGCACCTGCGCGCTGCTCGGATACCCGGGCCTCGGCCTGGAGAACGCCCAGCACAAGGCGCTGACGACGCGCACCGACTGGGGCTCGACCTGGTACGCGGGCAATCCCGGCAAGAAGCTCGTCGAGCTGAAGCCGGGCCAGGCGGCCCAGGCGGTCCTCGCGTGGACGCACGCGAACACCGGCACCTCGGGCGCGGCGCACGCCGCCTACCTGGAGATCACGCCCCCGGCGTCCACCACGCACAAGACCGTGGCCTTCAAGAACTGGGCCGACCACGGGGAGCTGGCCGTGACGGCCCTCGCGCACCACATCGCCGTCACCGACTGA
- a CDS encoding DUF4232 domain-containing protein has protein sequence MTKHQDVNDSGTGRHAGGHRALAAGGAGLLAAAALLTGCGTEGSGSAAAPESVSGPATPASGDASSAAPTPTAGESTDPGSAPPSASHSSGTHSTPPSKDAATPAAPAASSRCHTSELSASVGPNDPGAGQENFALVLTNRSGRTCTVHGFPGLAFVNSAGKQVSGNPVRTGSSTAAVRLAPGHSAWAPLSFTNPGVTGASTVTPAAVRLTPPDETASIKVTWSGGPVPNPQKNSVPKVGAFNPGTAP, from the coding sequence ATGACGAAGCACCAGGACGTGAACGACAGCGGAACCGGGCGGCACGCGGGCGGGCACCGCGCCCTCGCCGCGGGCGGCGCGGGGCTGCTCGCCGCCGCCGCGCTGCTGACCGGGTGCGGTACGGAAGGGTCGGGGTCCGCCGCGGCCCCCGAGTCCGTCTCGGGGCCCGCGACACCCGCGAGCGGCGACGCGTCGAGCGCGGCGCCGACGCCGACGGCCGGAGAGAGCACGGACCCCGGCAGCGCGCCGCCGTCCGCCTCGCACAGTTCGGGCACGCACTCCACGCCGCCGAGCAAGGACGCCGCGACGCCCGCTGCCCCGGCTGCGAGCAGCCGCTGCCACACCTCGGAGCTGTCGGCCTCGGTCGGCCCCAACGACCCGGGCGCGGGCCAGGAGAACTTCGCCCTGGTCCTCACCAACCGCTCGGGCCGCACCTGCACCGTGCACGGCTTTCCCGGCCTGGCGTTCGTCAACAGCGCGGGCAAGCAGGTGTCGGGGAATCCGGTACGCACCGGCTCGTCGACCGCGGCGGTGCGCCTGGCACCCGGGCACAGCGCCTGGGCGCCGCTGAGCTTCACCAACCCGGGCGTCACCGGCGCCTCCACGGTGACACCGGCCGCCGTGCGGCTCACACCGCCCGACGAGACCGCGTCGATCAAGGTCACCTGGTCCGGCGGCCCCGTGCCCAACCCGCAGAAGAACTCCGTCCCCAAGGTCGGTGCGTTCAACCCCGGCACCGCACCCTGA
- a CDS encoding serine/threonine-protein kinase, which translates to MPSPEMIGRYRIERRLGAGAFGVVWLAHDDRLDAPVAIKVMAENWSYRMDIRERFLSEARLLRRATSGGVVQVFDIGELSDDRPYFVMEYADGGTLEDRLTAGPLPIPEALRLTAQAARGAATLHEAGILHRDIKPSNVLLAGGAEGQQRVLLADLGLAKNLAQASGLTVIAGSTGYMAPELTDPVDGIDARADVYSLGALLYHLLTGTTPAPPGKNLRPDELRPGVPRDVQRAVLRAMEPDRERRRPTAKAFADELDRLAGDAPEQAPARTKRRIRRPYVITAVALAAAVALGAVLTVRALDGPTAPSRERVHDATGRISVAVPAGWAGQLIGAGWAPASLGLKDQRQPGLTVAHDARHWTDLSADVSGVFVGLSTDPALPARVKAIGHRDCAYRGSRAYEDKSWRGQVRTWSSCGTPGKSLEEIALAPVAGDQPQVYMQIRSADGTDDAGSTDRILRELRVTG; encoded by the coding sequence ATGCCTTCACCTGAGATGATCGGCCGCTACCGGATCGAGCGGCGCCTGGGCGCAGGGGCCTTCGGCGTCGTCTGGCTGGCCCACGACGACCGGCTCGACGCGCCCGTCGCGATCAAAGTGATGGCAGAGAACTGGTCGTACCGGATGGACATCCGCGAACGGTTCCTCTCCGAGGCGCGACTGCTGCGCCGCGCCACCTCCGGCGGGGTGGTCCAGGTCTTCGACATCGGCGAACTCTCCGACGACCGGCCGTACTTCGTGATGGAGTACGCCGACGGCGGCACCCTGGAGGACCGGCTCACCGCAGGTCCCCTGCCGATACCGGAAGCGCTGCGCCTCACCGCGCAGGCCGCACGCGGCGCCGCCACCCTGCACGAGGCGGGCATCCTCCACCGCGACATCAAACCCTCGAACGTCCTCCTCGCGGGCGGGGCAGAAGGGCAGCAGCGGGTGCTGCTCGCCGACCTCGGTCTGGCCAAGAACCTGGCCCAGGCGTCCGGGCTCACCGTCATCGCCGGCTCCACCGGCTACATGGCACCCGAGCTGACGGACCCGGTCGACGGCATCGACGCGCGCGCGGACGTCTACAGTCTCGGCGCCCTGCTCTACCACCTGCTCACCGGTACGACGCCGGCGCCGCCCGGCAAGAACCTGCGCCCCGACGAGCTGCGCCCCGGGGTGCCGCGCGACGTACAGCGCGCTGTCCTGCGGGCCATGGAGCCGGACCGGGAGCGGCGCCGGCCGACCGCGAAGGCGTTCGCCGACGAGCTGGACCGGCTGGCCGGCGACGCCCCGGAACAGGCGCCCGCCCGCACGAAGCGCCGGATCCGCCGGCCGTACGTGATCACCGCCGTCGCCCTCGCCGCCGCGGTCGCGCTCGGCGCTGTCCTCACCGTCAGAGCGCTGGACGGTCCCACGGCGCCGTCCAGGGAGCGGGTCCACGACGCCACCGGACGGATCAGCGTGGCCGTCCCCGCCGGCTGGGCCGGACAGCTCATCGGCGCGGGCTGGGCGCCGGCCTCGCTCGGCCTGAAGGACCAGCGGCAGCCGGGGCTGACGGTCGCGCACGACGCCCGGCACTGGACGGACCTCTCCGCCGACGTCAGCGGCGTCTTCGTCGGCCTCAGCACGGACCCCGCGCTGCCCGCGCGGGTGAAGGCCATCGGGCACCGTGACTGCGCGTACCGGGGCAGCCGCGCGTACGAGGACAAGTCCTGGCGCGGTCAGGTGCGTACCTGGTCCTCCTGCGGGACACCAGGAAAGTCACTGGAAGAGATCGCCCTCGCCCCGGTGGCGGGAGATCAGCCGCAGGTCTACATGCAGATCAGGTCCGCCGACGGCACCGACGACGCCGGCAGCACCGACCGGATTCTGCGGGAGCTGCGCGTGACCGGGTGA
- a CDS encoding RNA polymerase sigma factor, with protein MTYPPETEALAAQAASGDERALEQLLQAIRPEVVRRCARFLLYREDAEEAAQDALLQVSRNIRGFEGRSRFSTWLYTVVANCARQKYRELKRRADERPLSGEEAVRVDPRTTSVIAGSRLDLLEALDRLERESPHLVAPLVYRDICQLEYAEIVERMGIPLGTVKSRLHHARRQIRPWLSDTT; from the coding sequence GTGACCTATCCTCCCGAGACCGAAGCACTCGCGGCGCAGGCCGCGTCCGGTGACGAGCGCGCGCTGGAACAGCTGCTGCAGGCGATCCGGCCGGAAGTCGTCCGGCGCTGCGCGCGTTTTCTGCTGTACAGGGAAGACGCCGAGGAGGCCGCGCAGGACGCGCTGCTCCAGGTGTCGCGGAACATCCGCGGTTTCGAGGGCCGCAGCCGGTTCAGCACGTGGCTGTACACGGTCGTCGCGAACTGCGCCCGGCAGAAGTACCGGGAGCTCAAACGCCGGGCCGACGAGCGGCCGTTGAGCGGCGAGGAGGCCGTGCGGGTGGATCCTCGCACGACCAGCGTGATAGCGGGTTCGCGGCTCGACCTGCTGGAGGCGCTGGACCGGCTGGAGCGGGAGAGCCCCCATCTGGTGGCGCCGCTGGTCTACCGGGACATCTGTCAGCTCGAATACGCCGAGATCGTGGAGCGGATGGGTATCCCGCTGGGTACGGTCAAGTCGCGGCTGCACCACGCGCGCCGGCAGATCCGGCCGTGGCTCTCCGACACCACGTGA
- a CDS encoding SDR family oxidoreductase: MTTDQTADRQVALVIGANGVVGRDLVEHLRGRDDWDVVGVSRRGGTDGGRLRYVAADLLDAEDTRRKLGGLTDVTHIFYAAFQDRPSWAELVPPNLAMLVNTVDAVEPVAPRLRHISLMQGYKVYGAHLGPFKTPARESDAGHMPPEFNVDQQAFLEERQRGTSWSWSALRPSMVGGAALGNPMNLALVIAAYAAISKELGLPLRFPGKPGAYDSLLEMTDSGLLAKATVWAATDEQGAGQAFNVANGDLFRWSELWPKLAAFFDLDVAPPLPMSLATVMADKEPLWNEMAATYGLTASYDEVSSWAFGDFVFGLDYDMFADSSKIRRAGFHEYVETERMFLDIFAEFRKRKVIP, encoded by the coding sequence ATGACCACAGACCAGACGGCCGACCGGCAGGTCGCCCTTGTCATCGGCGCGAACGGGGTCGTCGGGCGCGACCTCGTCGAGCATCTGCGCGGCCGGGACGACTGGGACGTCGTCGGGGTGTCGCGGCGCGGCGGCACCGACGGCGGCCGCCTCCGGTACGTCGCCGCCGACCTCCTCGACGCCGAGGACACCCGGCGCAAGCTGGGCGGCCTGACCGACGTCACGCACATCTTCTACGCGGCCTTCCAGGACCGGCCGAGCTGGGCCGAACTGGTGCCGCCCAATCTCGCCATGCTGGTCAACACCGTGGACGCGGTCGAGCCGGTCGCGCCCCGGCTGCGCCACATCAGTCTGATGCAGGGCTACAAGGTCTACGGCGCCCATCTCGGCCCGTTCAAGACCCCGGCCCGTGAGTCGGACGCCGGGCACATGCCGCCGGAGTTCAACGTGGACCAGCAGGCGTTCCTCGAAGAGCGGCAGCGCGGCACGTCCTGGAGCTGGTCGGCCCTCCGGCCCTCGATGGTGGGCGGCGCCGCGCTCGGCAACCCGATGAATCTGGCGCTGGTCATCGCGGCGTACGCGGCGATCTCGAAGGAGCTGGGGCTGCCGCTGCGCTTCCCGGGGAAGCCGGGCGCCTACGACAGCCTGCTGGAGATGACCGACTCCGGCCTGCTGGCGAAGGCCACCGTCTGGGCCGCCACCGACGAACAGGGCGCGGGACAGGCGTTCAACGTCGCCAACGGCGATCTGTTCCGGTGGAGCGAGCTGTGGCCCAAGCTCGCGGCGTTCTTCGACCTCGACGTCGCGCCGCCGCTGCCGATGTCGCTCGCGACCGTGATGGCCGACAAGGAACCGCTGTGGAACGAGATGGCGGCCACGTACGGCCTGACGGCGAGCTACGACGAGGTGTCGAGCTGGGCCTTCGGGGACTTCGTCTTCGGCCTCGACTACGACATGTTCGCCGACAGCTCGAAGATCCGGCGGGCCGGGTTCCATGAGTACGTCGAGACCGAGCGGATGTTCCTGGACATCTTCGCCGAGTTCCGCAAGCGCAAGGTCATCCCCTGA
- a CDS encoding ArsR/SmtB family transcription factor, whose amino-acid sequence MADEFGHPATEEMDLGKVMGALADPLRRRVVTELLELPDGAERTCASFNLPVSKSTCTHHFRVLRESGLIKDPDYGNRRGVMLRRAELEQRFPGLLGVLTHDARQDAVAKG is encoded by the coding sequence ATGGCCGACGAATTCGGACACCCCGCCACCGAGGAGATGGACCTCGGCAAGGTCATGGGGGCGCTGGCCGACCCGCTGCGCCGGCGGGTCGTGACCGAACTGCTCGAACTGCCGGACGGCGCCGAGCGCACCTGCGCCTCGTTCAACCTTCCGGTGTCGAAGTCGACCTGCACCCATCACTTCCGCGTGCTGCGCGAATCCGGCCTGATCAAGGACCCCGACTACGGCAACCGCCGTGGCGTGATGCTCAGGCGGGCCGAGCTGGAGCAGCGCTTCCCCGGCCTCCTCGGCGTCCTGACGCACGACGCGCGGCAGGACGCCGTCGCCAAGGGATGA
- a CDS encoding MFS transporter has translation MTAQVEAPSAGAGQTQRPSRLLLPVILLAVFVIPMGISGTAIALPRIADDLGDSPTLLQWIVNGFNITFAVFTLVWGVASDRLGYRNTFRLGSALVLVSVVGSALAPNLLVLDLARLVAGVGSAAVLTGGTAILSNAYGGAARGRVFAVFGTVIGLGLALGPTISGALIALISWRGVFAGHALVLVVALAAGVVLPHIRPEQDPDRKVVDFSLLRNPAFLALTLVPVAGALGYVTLLTYLPVALSGIASLSAGAAGLFMLPMTVPVLLGPILAARLTTRFRRVTSMTVIYAALVSLILGMLGMLLLSPGTSLGWLVVPMLLVGFGFGLPLGLVDGEALATVPARSSGTAAGVLNFVRVGSEAVFVGLYAAVLAWLIGRSIPDSDVARATAAGHTGEAGAYASAFHWVVAALAVLVVATTVAVALLHRARLAAARPTSERAVAARHPGGDQVADGAREDGAREPDGDLGTAGRSDGREVEQTGTETQLCRM, from the coding sequence ATGACAGCCCAGGTCGAAGCCCCGTCCGCGGGGGCCGGGCAGACGCAGCGGCCGTCCCGGCTGCTGCTGCCCGTCATTCTCCTCGCGGTGTTCGTCATCCCCATGGGGATCTCGGGCACGGCGATCGCGCTTCCCCGTATCGCCGACGATCTCGGGGACTCCCCCACCCTGCTCCAGTGGATCGTCAACGGGTTCAACATCACCTTCGCCGTCTTCACCCTGGTCTGGGGAGTGGCCTCCGACCGGCTCGGCTACCGCAACACCTTCCGGCTCGGCTCGGCGCTCGTCCTCGTGTCGGTCGTCGGGAGCGCGCTCGCCCCGAACCTGCTGGTCCTCGACCTGGCGCGGCTCGTGGCGGGGGTGGGCAGCGCGGCCGTCCTCACCGGCGGCACCGCGATCCTGTCCAACGCCTACGGCGGAGCGGCGCGCGGCCGGGTCTTCGCGGTCTTCGGCACCGTGATCGGGCTCGGGCTCGCCCTCGGTCCGACGATCTCGGGCGCGCTCATCGCGCTGATCAGCTGGCGCGGGGTGTTCGCGGGGCACGCGCTGGTCCTGGTGGTCGCGCTGGCGGCCGGCGTCGTCCTGCCGCACATCCGGCCCGAGCAGGATCCGGACCGGAAGGTCGTCGACTTCTCGCTGCTGCGCAACCCGGCCTTCCTGGCGCTGACGCTCGTCCCCGTGGCCGGCGCGCTCGGCTACGTGACCCTGCTGACGTACCTGCCGGTGGCGCTCAGCGGCATCGCCTCGCTCTCGGCGGGCGCCGCCGGGCTCTTCATGCTGCCGATGACCGTGCCGGTACTGCTCGGCCCGATCCTCGCGGCGCGCCTGACCACGCGGTTCCGCCGGGTCACGTCGATGACCGTCATCTACGCAGCACTCGTCAGCCTCATCCTCGGGATGCTGGGCATGCTGCTGCTCTCCCCCGGCACCTCGCTCGGCTGGCTCGTCGTACCGATGCTGCTCGTCGGATTCGGCTTCGGGCTGCCGCTCGGCCTGGTCGACGGCGAGGCACTGGCGACCGTGCCCGCCCGCAGCAGCGGCACAGCGGCGGGCGTGCTCAACTTCGTCCGGGTCGGCAGCGAGGCGGTCTTCGTCGGTCTGTACGCGGCCGTCCTGGCCTGGCTCATCGGCCGGTCGATCCCGGACAGCGACGTCGCGCGGGCGACGGCGGCAGGACACACCGGAGAGGCGGGCGCGTACGCGAGCGCCTTCCACTGGGTCGTCGCCGCCCTGGCCGTGCTCGTGGTGGCCACGACCGTGGCGGTCGCGCTGCTGCACCGCGCCCGGCTCGCGGCGGCGCGTCCCACGTCGGAGCGCGCCGTGGCCGCCCGGCACCCGGGCGGGGACCAGGTGGCGGACGGCGCCCGGGAAGACGGCGCCCGGGAACCGGACGGGGATCTCGGAACGGCCGGCCGGAGCGACGGGCGAGAAGTCGAACAGACGGGCACCGAGACCCAGTTGTGCCGTATGTAG